One window from the genome of [Mycobacterium] stephanolepidis encodes:
- a CDS encoding NAD(P)/FAD-dependent oxidoreductase, with the protein MSDADRGVLIIGGGLGAVRTAEQLRRAEFSGPITIVSSEAHLPYDRPPLSKDVLRDAEKTIDAVVLKPREFYDEKQIELRLGAKVVALDPAARTATLDDGSTLEYGEAVIATGLVPRRIAAFPELDGIHVLRTADDSFALRGDAAKARRAVVVGAGFIGCEVASTLRANGVDVVLVEPQPAPLLAAIGQQLGDLVARLHRNEGVDVRVGVGVDAVEGDGRVQSVTLSDGTRLDSDLVVLGIGSRPATDWLDGSGVEVNNGVVCDAVGRTGTPHVWALGDVAAWADADGRPSRVEHWSNVADQVRALVPALLGQEPAANAAAVPYFWSDQYDVKIQSLGHLGDADTVHLISDDGRKFLAYLERDGVLTGVVGCGMAGPVMKMRAKIAAGTPIADVLE; encoded by the coding sequence ATGAGCGATGCGGATCGAGGGGTACTGATCATCGGCGGCGGACTGGGGGCGGTGCGAACTGCCGAACAGTTGCGTCGCGCCGAGTTCTCCGGGCCGATCACCATCGTGAGCAGCGAGGCGCACTTGCCCTACGATCGTCCGCCGCTGTCCAAAGACGTCCTGCGGGATGCAGAGAAGACAATCGATGCGGTAGTGCTCAAACCGCGAGAGTTTTACGACGAGAAGCAGATTGAGCTGCGACTCGGTGCCAAGGTGGTCGCGCTGGACCCTGCTGCCCGGACGGCTACGCTGGATGATGGCAGCACCCTGGAGTACGGAGAGGCCGTCATCGCGACCGGCCTCGTTCCCCGGCGTATCGCTGCCTTCCCCGAGCTGGACGGCATCCACGTCCTGCGTACCGCCGATGACAGCTTCGCGCTGCGAGGCGACGCTGCGAAGGCGCGGCGAGCGGTGGTGGTCGGGGCCGGATTCATCGGGTGTGAGGTCGCATCCACATTGCGTGCCAACGGAGTTGACGTGGTTCTCGTCGAACCGCAACCCGCTCCGCTGCTGGCGGCGATCGGACAGCAGCTCGGCGACCTGGTTGCCCGGCTGCATCGCAATGAGGGCGTCGACGTTCGGGTGGGAGTGGGCGTAGACGCGGTCGAGGGAGACGGGCGGGTTCAGTCCGTCACCTTGTCCGACGGCACGCGCCTGGACTCCGATCTCGTCGTGCTGGGTATCGGGAGCCGGCCCGCCACGGACTGGTTGGACGGGTCGGGTGTCGAGGTGAACAACGGCGTGGTGTGCGATGCGGTGGGCCGTACCGGCACCCCGCATGTCTGGGCGTTGGGCGATGTCGCCGCGTGGGCGGATGCTGACGGCCGCCCCAGCCGGGTGGAGCATTGGAGCAATGTCGCCGATCAAGTCCGCGCGCTCGTACCCGCCTTACTCGGTCAGGAGCCGGCGGCGAATGCGGCTGCCGTGCCGTACTTTTGGAGCGATCAGTACGACGTGAAGATCCAGTCGCTCGGACATCTCGGCGACGCGGATACCGTGCATCTCATTTCCGATGACGGCCGGAAATTCCTGGCATATCTGGAACGCGATGGTGTGCTCACCGGGGTCGTCGGCTGCGGGATGGCCGGCCCGGTGATGAAGATGCGGGCCAAGATCGCCGCAGGAACGCCCATCGCCGACGTGCTGGAGTAG